In a genomic window of Eriocheir sinensis breed Jianghai 21 chromosome 38, ASM2467909v1, whole genome shotgun sequence:
- the LOC127008658 gene encoding collagen alpha-2(IX) chain-like isoform X3 has protein sequence MTSANSSSGGRWWWRVMALVVAVVAVVLVVLPSPTHAQYYDELVGPCADYQPGEDDLQAFDFIRQFQLDVLEQNYTGVKRVRGSNRMQTAYRLKADANLQIATRDIFPQGLPQEFSLICTYRSRRPPRNPWDIIRINDIRERPQFAVTLNPIQKHVELSILSYDGSLRTLRFNQTEEAFNERWHKLHFGVFRDRVTLHLDCERTTQVNIDPHGPIDVNGNIYIAKQQGSARTVPRKRRKSNIELQWMVMSCDPSSPERETCDELPPVRRVDSEQIGPQQCEEVCPRGPPGFNGTDGRRGRRGPPGPPGPSGELGLPGFPGDDGLPGAQGPTGAVGPRGPPGRQGEPGPQGQIGPSGPPGPTGLTGALGPVGPKGNNGERGLPGPLGPSGPRGDPGPKGVPGDAVLVSGPTGEQGPPGPPGLQGLDGLDGVPGQPGSKGDKGAQGERGNTGRRGLRGEKGDSGTPGLTGPRGFPGETGPAGPPGRPGGETNGETVPGPPGPPGPYGPVGPPGEPGVVGPIGSPGPEGPPGPRGDKGDRGSEGVPGNDGAKGQSGRTGTVGAKGEKGEAGLPGITGLIGKPGVVGLPGPEGPMGPPGPQGIKGDAGARGEAGFPGEPSPPGQPGPQGPQGPQGSRGEEGPSGPPGPPGLQGAPGNPGQLGLIGPKGHPGLPGLKGEAGKRGERGDVGSIGPPGARGLAGPQGPAGRSGRDGNNGKPGQQGPIGPRGLPGPAGPSGPMGQSGPPGIPGFVGKPGPPGPPGPPGPPGDSSSAPVMAIAGERAYGIPGIAGPQGERGLPGERGADGDRGPPGKQGHPGMSGPAGPSGLPGSPGQRGAPGNEGLPGRPGREYTEEQLRGICASVLRDRLEELTAGLQGPPGQPGRGRIGRPGPPGNPGEPGVPGSPGEVGPRGYSGFPGTAGPSGPAGERGPRGHKGDRGQMGEGRDGKVGPAGEPGPPGPPGMGVQGRIGDRGPPGLTGPQGGRGAPGPQGPPGHCEYCNPSLAYQSAVAAQGNTKGP, from the exons AGTACTACGATGAGCTAGTCGGCCCCTGCGCGGACTACCAGCCAGGGGAGGACGACCTGCAGGCCTTCGACTTCATCCGGCAATTCCAACTCGACGTCTTGGAGCAGAACTATACGGGTGTGAAGCGAGTCCGTGGGTCCAACCGCATGCAGACCGCCTACCGTCTCAAGGCTGATGCTAACCTGCAGATTGCCACCAG GGACATCTTTCCACAAGGGTTGCCGCAGGAGTTCTCGCTGATCTGCACCTACCGCTCCCGCCGGCCTCCGCGCAACCCTTGGGACATCATCAGGATCAACGACATCCGCGAAAGGCCTCAGTTCGCCGTCACGCTCAACCCCATCCAGAAGCACGTCGAGCTCTCCATCCTCTCCTATGACGGCTCCCTCAGGACGCTCCGTTTCAATCAGACGgag GAAGCCTTCAACGAGAGATGGCACAAGCTACACTTCGGGGTCTTCCGGGATCGCGTAACTCTCCACTTGGACTGCGAGAGGACCACTCAAGTCAACATCGACCCCCACGGACCCATAGACGTGAACGGCAACATCTACATCGCCAAGCAGCAAGGATCTGCAAGAACCGTCCCA aggaaaaggaggaaatccAAT ATCGAGCTCCAGTGGATGGTGATGAGCTGCGACCCGTCCAGCCCGGAGCGGGAGACCTGTGACGAGCTGCCGCCG GTGCGACGCGTGGACTCCGAGCAGATCGGGCCGCAGCAGTGCGAGGAAGTGTGTCCCCGCGGGCCGCCGGGCTTCAACGGCACTGAT GGTCGCAGGGGGCGGAGAGGACCCCCTGGCCCGCCAGGACCTTCCGGAGAACTGGGTCTGCCCGGCTTCCCCGGCGACGATGGCCTGCCCGGCGCACAGGGACCTACA GGCGCCGTGGGGCCGCGAGGACCACCGGGGCGTCAGGGCGAACCAGGGCCTCAGGGGCAGATTGGACCATCGGGACCTCCAGGACCCACTGGACTCACAGGAGCGCTG GGACCCGTCGGCCCGAAAGGAAACAATGGAGAGCGGGGTCTTCCAGGCCCTCTTGGTCCCTCTGGCCCGCGGGGAGATCCTGGGCCAAAAGGTGTGCCTGGCGATGCAGTGCTGGTCTCCGGACCAACGGGAGAGCAGGGACCACCAGGGCCGCCGGGGTTGCAGGGTTTAGACGGGTTGGACGGGGTGCCGGGGCAGCCAGGCTCCAAAGGAGACAAAG GTGCACAAGGCGAGCGAGGAAACACTGGACGCCGGGGGCTGCGCGGAGAAAAAGGCGACTCGGGGACACCAGGCCTGACGGGGCCGCGAGGCTTCCCTGGGGAGACG GGACCGGCTGGGCCACCTGGCAGACCCGGCGGAGAAACTAACGGAGAGACCGTCCCGGGACCCCCTGGCCCACCTGGTCCCTACGGTCCCGTCGGCCCCCCTGGCGAGCCAGGCGTCGTGGGACCCATTGGCTCTCCTGGCCCCGAGGGACCCCCGGGACCCCGAGGCGACAAAG GTGATAGAGGCAGCGAGGGCGTACCAGGCAACGACGGGGCCAAGGGTCAATCTGGACGGACCGGGACGGTGGGCgcaaagggagagaagggcgaGGCAGGGCTGCCGGGCATCACGGGACTCATCGGCAAGCCCGGCGTTGTCGGTCTTCCG GGACCAGAGGGCCCCATGGGTCCCCCGGGGCCTCAGGGAATCAAAGGTGACGCCGGTGCCCGAGGAGAGGCAGGCTTCCCCGGTGAGCCCTCCCCGCCTGGCCAGCCCGGACCTCAGGGACCTCAGGGGCCCCAAGGAAGCAGGGGGGAGGAGGGTCCCTCGGGGCCACCTGGACCCCCCGGATTGCAGGGAGCCCCGGGCAACCCTGGACAGCTCGGACTTATTGGACCCAAGGGTCACCCTGGCCTGCCGGGCCTGAAG GGAGAAGCAGGGAAGCGCGGAGAGCGAGGAGACGTGGGGTCCATAGGGCCACCAGGCGCCAGGGGCCTCGCAGGGCCACAAGGCCCTGCTGGACGATCTGGCCGCGATGGGAATAACGGCAAACCGGGACAGCAAGGACCTATCGGACCCCGAGGACTGCCAGGACCCGCG GGACCATCTGGGCCCATGGGACAGTCTGGGCCTCCGGGTATTCCTGGGTTCGTCGGAAAGCCCGGGCCCCCAGGACCCCCCGGACCCCCGGGACCTCCAGGTGACTCGTCGTCGGCCCCGGTGATGGCGATCGCCGGTGAACGGGCATACGGGATACCGGGCATTGCTGGGCCCCAGGGGGAGAGAGGACTG CCTGGTGAGCGAGGTGCGGATGGGGATCGCGGCCCCCCCGGCAAGCAGGGCCACCCCGGCATGTCTGGACCAGCAGGGCCGTCGGGTCTTCCGGGATCGCCTGGCCAGCGAGGCGCACCGGGGAACGAGGGCTTGCCTGGCAGACCC GGCCGCGAGTACACTGAGGAACAACTTCGAGGGATCTGCGCTTCTGTCCTCCGAG ACCGTCTTGAGGAACTGACTGCAGGGCTGCAGGGTCCGCCAGGCCAGCCCGGACGAGGCCGCATAGGGCGCCCCGGGCCCCCTGGAAATCCCGGGGAGCCAG GTGTCCCCGGATCCCCCGGAGAGGTGGGCCCTCGAGGGTACTCAGGCTTCCCCGGGACAGCAGGACCCTCAGGGCCGGCGGGTGAGCGAGGGCCCCGAGGCCACAAGGGTGACCGCGGCCAGATGGGCGAGGGCAGGGACGGCAAGGTGGGACCGGCGGGAGAGCCAG GTCCACCAGGGCCCCCGGGGATGGGTGTACAAGGGAGGATAGGTGACCGAGGACCCCCTGGTCTCACAGGTCCCCAGGGCGGGCGGGGAGCTCCCGGCCCGCAGGGTCCACCTGGCCACTGCGAGTACTGCAACCCGTCGCTTGCCTACCAATCTGCCGTCGCAGCCCAGGGCAATACCAAGGGGCCGTAA
- the LOC127008658 gene encoding collagen alpha-1(I) chain-like isoform X5, which yields MTSANSSSGGRWWWRVMALVVAVVAVVLVVLPSPTHAQYYDELVGPCADYQPGEDDLQAFDFIRQFQLDVLEQNYTGVKRVRGSNRMQTAYRLKADANLQIATRDIFPQGLPQEFSLICTYRSRRPPRNPWDIIRINDIRERPQFAVTLNPIQKHVELSILSYDGSLRTLRFNQTEEAFNERWHKLHFGVFRDRVTLHLDCERTTQVNIDPHGPIDVNGNIYIAKQQGSARTVPIELQWMVMSCDPSSPERETCDELPPVRRVDSEQIGPQQCEEVCPRGPPGFNGTDGEAGLPGRRGPPGAQGQQGLPGIAGEKGESGDVGFPGAVGPRGPPGRQGEPGPQGQIGPSGPPGPTGLTGALGPVGPKGNNGERGLPGPLGPSGPRGDPGPKGVPGDAVLVSGPTGEQGPPGPPGLQGLDGLDGVPGQPGSKGDKGAQGERGNTGRRGLRGEKGDSGTPGLTGPRGFPGETGPAGPPGRPGGETNGETVPGPPGPPGPYGPVGPPGEPGVVGPIGSPGPEGPPGPRGDKGDRGSEGVPGNDGAKGQSGRTGTVGAKGEKGEAGLPGITGLIGKPGVVGLPGPEGPMGPPGPQGIKGDAGARGEAGFPGEPSPPGQPGPQGPQGPQGSRGEEGPSGPPGPPGLQGAPGNPGQLGLIGPKGHPGLPGLKGEAGKRGERGDVGSIGPPGARGLAGPQGPAGRSGRDGNNGKPGQQGPIGPRGLPGPAGPSGPMGQSGPPGIPGFVGKPGPPGPPGPPGPPGDSSSAPVMAIAGERAYGIPGIAGPQGERGLPGERGADGDRGPPGKQGHPGMSGPAGPSGLPGSPGQRGAPGNEGLPGRPGREYTEEQLRGICASVLRDNLAEIAQTLRGPRGLPGQGQRGPPGEPGEMGPAGVPGSPGEVGPRGYSGFPGTAGPSGPAGERGPRGHKGDRGQMGEGRDGKVGPAGEPGPPGPPGMGVQGRIGDRGPPGLTGPQGGRGAPGPQGPPGHCEYCNPSLAYQSAVAAQGNTKGP from the exons AGTACTACGATGAGCTAGTCGGCCCCTGCGCGGACTACCAGCCAGGGGAGGACGACCTGCAGGCCTTCGACTTCATCCGGCAATTCCAACTCGACGTCTTGGAGCAGAACTATACGGGTGTGAAGCGAGTCCGTGGGTCCAACCGCATGCAGACCGCCTACCGTCTCAAGGCTGATGCTAACCTGCAGATTGCCACCAG GGACATCTTTCCACAAGGGTTGCCGCAGGAGTTCTCGCTGATCTGCACCTACCGCTCCCGCCGGCCTCCGCGCAACCCTTGGGACATCATCAGGATCAACGACATCCGCGAAAGGCCTCAGTTCGCCGTCACGCTCAACCCCATCCAGAAGCACGTCGAGCTCTCCATCCTCTCCTATGACGGCTCCCTCAGGACGCTCCGTTTCAATCAGACGgag GAAGCCTTCAACGAGAGATGGCACAAGCTACACTTCGGGGTCTTCCGGGATCGCGTAACTCTCCACTTGGACTGCGAGAGGACCACTCAAGTCAACATCGACCCCCACGGACCCATAGACGTGAACGGCAACATCTACATCGCCAAGCAGCAAGGATCTGCAAGAACCGTCCCA ATCGAGCTCCAGTGGATGGTGATGAGCTGCGACCCGTCCAGCCCGGAGCGGGAGACCTGTGACGAGCTGCCGCCG GTGCGACGCGTGGACTCCGAGCAGATCGGGCCGCAGCAGTGCGAGGAAGTGTGTCCCCGCGGGCCGCCGGGCTTCAACGGCACTGAT GGCGAGGCCGGGCTGCCCGGTCGAAGGGGCCCCCCCGGCGCCCAGGGACAGCAGGGACTCCCAGGAATTGCGGGCGAGAAAGGGGAAAGCGGCGACGTCGGATTCCCT GGCGCCGTGGGGCCGCGAGGACCACCGGGGCGTCAGGGCGAACCAGGGCCTCAGGGGCAGATTGGACCATCGGGACCTCCAGGACCCACTGGACTCACAGGAGCGCTG GGACCCGTCGGCCCGAAAGGAAACAATGGAGAGCGGGGTCTTCCAGGCCCTCTTGGTCCCTCTGGCCCGCGGGGAGATCCTGGGCCAAAAGGTGTGCCTGGCGATGCAGTGCTGGTCTCCGGACCAACGGGAGAGCAGGGACCACCAGGGCCGCCGGGGTTGCAGGGTTTAGACGGGTTGGACGGGGTGCCGGGGCAGCCAGGCTCCAAAGGAGACAAAG GTGCACAAGGCGAGCGAGGAAACACTGGACGCCGGGGGCTGCGCGGAGAAAAAGGCGACTCGGGGACACCAGGCCTGACGGGGCCGCGAGGCTTCCCTGGGGAGACG GGACCGGCTGGGCCACCTGGCAGACCCGGCGGAGAAACTAACGGAGAGACCGTCCCGGGACCCCCTGGCCCACCTGGTCCCTACGGTCCCGTCGGCCCCCCTGGCGAGCCAGGCGTCGTGGGACCCATTGGCTCTCCTGGCCCCGAGGGACCCCCGGGACCCCGAGGCGACAAAG GTGATAGAGGCAGCGAGGGCGTACCAGGCAACGACGGGGCCAAGGGTCAATCTGGACGGACCGGGACGGTGGGCgcaaagggagagaagggcgaGGCAGGGCTGCCGGGCATCACGGGACTCATCGGCAAGCCCGGCGTTGTCGGTCTTCCG GGACCAGAGGGCCCCATGGGTCCCCCGGGGCCTCAGGGAATCAAAGGTGACGCCGGTGCCCGAGGAGAGGCAGGCTTCCCCGGTGAGCCCTCCCCGCCTGGCCAGCCCGGACCTCAGGGACCTCAGGGGCCCCAAGGAAGCAGGGGGGAGGAGGGTCCCTCGGGGCCACCTGGACCCCCCGGATTGCAGGGAGCCCCGGGCAACCCTGGACAGCTCGGACTTATTGGACCCAAGGGTCACCCTGGCCTGCCGGGCCTGAAG GGAGAAGCAGGGAAGCGCGGAGAGCGAGGAGACGTGGGGTCCATAGGGCCACCAGGCGCCAGGGGCCTCGCAGGGCCACAAGGCCCTGCTGGACGATCTGGCCGCGATGGGAATAACGGCAAACCGGGACAGCAAGGACCTATCGGACCCCGAGGACTGCCAGGACCCGCG GGACCATCTGGGCCCATGGGACAGTCTGGGCCTCCGGGTATTCCTGGGTTCGTCGGAAAGCCCGGGCCCCCAGGACCCCCCGGACCCCCGGGACCTCCAGGTGACTCGTCGTCGGCCCCGGTGATGGCGATCGCCGGTGAACGGGCATACGGGATACCGGGCATTGCTGGGCCCCAGGGGGAGAGAGGACTG CCTGGTGAGCGAGGTGCGGATGGGGATCGCGGCCCCCCCGGCAAGCAGGGCCACCCCGGCATGTCTGGACCAGCAGGGCCGTCGGGTCTTCCGGGATCGCCTGGCCAGCGAGGCGCACCGGGGAACGAGGGCTTGCCTGGCAGACCC GGCCGCGAGTACACTGAGGAACAACTTCGAGGGATCTGCGCTTCTGTCCTCCGAG ATAACTTGGCTGAGATCGCCCAGACCTTGCGTGGACCCCGAGGACTCCCGGGACAGGGGCAGCGAGGTCCTCCAGGCGAACCAGGGGAGATGGGTCCTGCAG GTGTCCCCGGATCCCCCGGAGAGGTGGGCCCTCGAGGGTACTCAGGCTTCCCCGGGACAGCAGGACCCTCAGGGCCGGCGGGTGAGCGAGGGCCCCGAGGCCACAAGGGTGACCGCGGCCAGATGGGCGAGGGCAGGGACGGCAAGGTGGGACCGGCGGGAGAGCCAG GTCCACCAGGGCCCCCGGGGATGGGTGTACAAGGGAGGATAGGTGACCGAGGACCCCCTGGTCTCACAGGTCCCCAGGGCGGGCGGGGAGCTCCCGGCCCGCAGGGTCCACCTGGCCACTGCGAGTACTGCAACCCGTCGCTTGCCTACCAATCTGCCGTCGCAGCCCAGGGCAATACCAAGGGGCCGTAA
- the LOC127008658 gene encoding collagen alpha-1(I) chain-like isoform X2, whose translation MTSANSSSGGRWWWRVMALVVAVVAVVLVVLPSPTHAQYYDELVGPCADYQPGEDDLQAFDFIRQFQLDVLEQNYTGVKRVRGSNRMQTAYRLKADANLQIATRDIFPQGLPQEFSLICTYRSRRPPRNPWDIIRINDIRERPQFAVTLNPIQKHVELSILSYDGSLRTLRFNQTEEAFNERWHKLHFGVFRDRVTLHLDCERTTQVNIDPHGPIDVNGNIYIAKQQGSARTVPRKRRKSNIELQWMVMSCDPSSPERETCDELPPVRRVDSEQIGPQQCEEVCPRGPPGFNGTDGEAGLPGRRGPPGAQGQQGLPGIAGEKGESGDVGFPGAVGPRGPPGRQGEPGPQGQIGPSGPPGPTGLTGALGPVGPKGNNGERGLPGPLGPSGPRGDPGPKGVPGDAVLVSGPTGEQGPPGPPGLQGLDGLDGVPGQPGSKGDKGAQGERGNTGRRGLRGEKGDSGTPGLTGPRGFPGETGPAGPPGRPGGETNGETVPGPPGPPGPYGPVGPPGEPGVVGPIGSPGPEGPPGPRGDKGDRGSEGVPGNDGAKGQSGRTGTVGAKGEKGEAGLPGITGLIGKPGVVGLPGPEGPMGPPGPQGIKGDAGARGEAGFPGEPSPPGQPGPQGPQGPQGSRGEEGPSGPPGPPGLQGAPGNPGQLGLIGPKGHPGLPGLKGEAGKRGERGDVGSIGPPGARGLAGPQGPAGRSGRDGNNGKPGQQGPIGPRGLPGPAGPSGPMGQSGPPGIPGFVGKPGPPGPPGPPGPPGDSSSAPVMAIAGERAYGIPGIAGPQGERGLPGERGADGDRGPPGKQGHPGMSGPAGPSGLPGSPGQRGAPGNEGLPGRPGREYTEEQLRGICASVLRDRLEELTAGLQGPPGQPGRGRIGRPGPPGNPGEPGVPGSPGEVGPRGYSGFPGTAGPSGPAGERGPRGHKGDRGQMGEGRDGKVGPAGEPGPPGPPGMGVQGRIGDRGPPGLTGPQGGRGAPGPQGPPGHCEYCNPSLAYQSAVAAQGNTKGP comes from the exons AGTACTACGATGAGCTAGTCGGCCCCTGCGCGGACTACCAGCCAGGGGAGGACGACCTGCAGGCCTTCGACTTCATCCGGCAATTCCAACTCGACGTCTTGGAGCAGAACTATACGGGTGTGAAGCGAGTCCGTGGGTCCAACCGCATGCAGACCGCCTACCGTCTCAAGGCTGATGCTAACCTGCAGATTGCCACCAG GGACATCTTTCCACAAGGGTTGCCGCAGGAGTTCTCGCTGATCTGCACCTACCGCTCCCGCCGGCCTCCGCGCAACCCTTGGGACATCATCAGGATCAACGACATCCGCGAAAGGCCTCAGTTCGCCGTCACGCTCAACCCCATCCAGAAGCACGTCGAGCTCTCCATCCTCTCCTATGACGGCTCCCTCAGGACGCTCCGTTTCAATCAGACGgag GAAGCCTTCAACGAGAGATGGCACAAGCTACACTTCGGGGTCTTCCGGGATCGCGTAACTCTCCACTTGGACTGCGAGAGGACCACTCAAGTCAACATCGACCCCCACGGACCCATAGACGTGAACGGCAACATCTACATCGCCAAGCAGCAAGGATCTGCAAGAACCGTCCCA aggaaaaggaggaaatccAAT ATCGAGCTCCAGTGGATGGTGATGAGCTGCGACCCGTCCAGCCCGGAGCGGGAGACCTGTGACGAGCTGCCGCCG GTGCGACGCGTGGACTCCGAGCAGATCGGGCCGCAGCAGTGCGAGGAAGTGTGTCCCCGCGGGCCGCCGGGCTTCAACGGCACTGAT GGCGAGGCCGGGCTGCCCGGTCGAAGGGGCCCCCCCGGCGCCCAGGGACAGCAGGGACTCCCAGGAATTGCGGGCGAGAAAGGGGAAAGCGGCGACGTCGGATTCCCT GGCGCCGTGGGGCCGCGAGGACCACCGGGGCGTCAGGGCGAACCAGGGCCTCAGGGGCAGATTGGACCATCGGGACCTCCAGGACCCACTGGACTCACAGGAGCGCTG GGACCCGTCGGCCCGAAAGGAAACAATGGAGAGCGGGGTCTTCCAGGCCCTCTTGGTCCCTCTGGCCCGCGGGGAGATCCTGGGCCAAAAGGTGTGCCTGGCGATGCAGTGCTGGTCTCCGGACCAACGGGAGAGCAGGGACCACCAGGGCCGCCGGGGTTGCAGGGTTTAGACGGGTTGGACGGGGTGCCGGGGCAGCCAGGCTCCAAAGGAGACAAAG GTGCACAAGGCGAGCGAGGAAACACTGGACGCCGGGGGCTGCGCGGAGAAAAAGGCGACTCGGGGACACCAGGCCTGACGGGGCCGCGAGGCTTCCCTGGGGAGACG GGACCGGCTGGGCCACCTGGCAGACCCGGCGGAGAAACTAACGGAGAGACCGTCCCGGGACCCCCTGGCCCACCTGGTCCCTACGGTCCCGTCGGCCCCCCTGGCGAGCCAGGCGTCGTGGGACCCATTGGCTCTCCTGGCCCCGAGGGACCCCCGGGACCCCGAGGCGACAAAG GTGATAGAGGCAGCGAGGGCGTACCAGGCAACGACGGGGCCAAGGGTCAATCTGGACGGACCGGGACGGTGGGCgcaaagggagagaagggcgaGGCAGGGCTGCCGGGCATCACGGGACTCATCGGCAAGCCCGGCGTTGTCGGTCTTCCG GGACCAGAGGGCCCCATGGGTCCCCCGGGGCCTCAGGGAATCAAAGGTGACGCCGGTGCCCGAGGAGAGGCAGGCTTCCCCGGTGAGCCCTCCCCGCCTGGCCAGCCCGGACCTCAGGGACCTCAGGGGCCCCAAGGAAGCAGGGGGGAGGAGGGTCCCTCGGGGCCACCTGGACCCCCCGGATTGCAGGGAGCCCCGGGCAACCCTGGACAGCTCGGACTTATTGGACCCAAGGGTCACCCTGGCCTGCCGGGCCTGAAG GGAGAAGCAGGGAAGCGCGGAGAGCGAGGAGACGTGGGGTCCATAGGGCCACCAGGCGCCAGGGGCCTCGCAGGGCCACAAGGCCCTGCTGGACGATCTGGCCGCGATGGGAATAACGGCAAACCGGGACAGCAAGGACCTATCGGACCCCGAGGACTGCCAGGACCCGCG GGACCATCTGGGCCCATGGGACAGTCTGGGCCTCCGGGTATTCCTGGGTTCGTCGGAAAGCCCGGGCCCCCAGGACCCCCCGGACCCCCGGGACCTCCAGGTGACTCGTCGTCGGCCCCGGTGATGGCGATCGCCGGTGAACGGGCATACGGGATACCGGGCATTGCTGGGCCCCAGGGGGAGAGAGGACTG CCTGGTGAGCGAGGTGCGGATGGGGATCGCGGCCCCCCCGGCAAGCAGGGCCACCCCGGCATGTCTGGACCAGCAGGGCCGTCGGGTCTTCCGGGATCGCCTGGCCAGCGAGGCGCACCGGGGAACGAGGGCTTGCCTGGCAGACCC GGCCGCGAGTACACTGAGGAACAACTTCGAGGGATCTGCGCTTCTGTCCTCCGAG ACCGTCTTGAGGAACTGACTGCAGGGCTGCAGGGTCCGCCAGGCCAGCCCGGACGAGGCCGCATAGGGCGCCCCGGGCCCCCTGGAAATCCCGGGGAGCCAG GTGTCCCCGGATCCCCCGGAGAGGTGGGCCCTCGAGGGTACTCAGGCTTCCCCGGGACAGCAGGACCCTCAGGGCCGGCGGGTGAGCGAGGGCCCCGAGGCCACAAGGGTGACCGCGGCCAGATGGGCGAGGGCAGGGACGGCAAGGTGGGACCGGCGGGAGAGCCAG GTCCACCAGGGCCCCCGGGGATGGGTGTACAAGGGAGGATAGGTGACCGAGGACCCCCTGGTCTCACAGGTCCCCAGGGCGGGCGGGGAGCTCCCGGCCCGCAGGGTCCACCTGGCCACTGCGAGTACTGCAACCCGTCGCTTGCCTACCAATCTGCCGTCGCAGCCCAGGGCAATACCAAGGGGCCGTAA